The following proteins are encoded in a genomic region of Protaetiibacter sp. SSC-01:
- the rpsE gene encoding 30S ribosomal protein S5, with the protein MSDATENKENQDVQSEEITEGQVVETAAGTQQAQEPREARRGSRERNPRNDRGSRGGREDSQFLERVVTINRVSKVVKGGRRFSFTALVVVGDGNGMVGVGYGKAREVPLAISKGVEEAKKNFFRVPRAGATIPHPVQGEAAAGVVLLRPAAAGTGVIAGGPVRAVLECAGIHDVLSKSLGSSNTINIVHATVTALKQLEEPRAVAARRGLEFEDVAPERLIRAEADARAAATAKVGA; encoded by the coding sequence GTGAGCGACGCCACCGAGAACAAGGAGAACCAGGACGTGCAGTCCGAGGAGATCACCGAGGGTCAGGTCGTGGAGACCGCCGCGGGCACCCAGCAGGCCCAGGAGCCTCGCGAGGCCCGTCGCGGCAGCCGCGAGCGCAACCCGCGCAACGACCGCGGCTCGCGCGGCGGTCGTGAGGACAGCCAGTTCCTCGAGCGTGTCGTGACCATCAACCGCGTGTCGAAGGTCGTCAAGGGCGGCCGCCGCTTCAGCTTCACGGCGCTCGTCGTCGTGGGCGACGGCAACGGCATGGTCGGCGTCGGCTACGGCAAGGCCCGTGAGGTGCCGCTCGCGATCTCGAAGGGCGTCGAGGAGGCGAAGAAGAACTTCTTCCGCGTCCCGCGTGCCGGAGCGACCATCCCCCACCCCGTCCAGGGTGAGGCGGCCGCCGGTGTCGTGCTGCTCCGTCCCGCCGCCGCCGGTACCGGTGTCATCGCGGGTGGTCCCGTGCGCGCCGTGCTCGAGTGCGCCGGCATCCACGACGTGCTGTCGAAGTCGCTCGGCTCGTCGAACACGATCAACATCGTCCACGCGACCGTGACCGCCCTCAAGCAGCTCGAGGAGCCCCGCGCGGTCGCCGCGCGCCGCGGCCTCGAGTTCGAGGACGTCGCGCCGGAGCGCCTCATCCGCGCCGAGGCCGACGCACGTGCCGCCGCTACCGCGAAGGTTGGTGCCTGA
- the rpmD gene encoding 50S ribosomal protein L30: MAARLKVTQIKSVISEKQNQRDTLRSLGLKRIGDVVVREDTPANRGYVRTVAHLVKVEEID, from the coding sequence ATGGCCGCCCGTCTCAAGGTGACCCAGATCAAGTCCGTTATCAGCGAGAAGCAGAACCAGCGCGACACCCTGCGCAGCCTGGGCCTCAAGCGCATCGGCGACGTCGTCGTGCGCGAGGACACCCCGGCCAACCGCGGGTACGTCCGTACGGTCGCCCACCTCGTGAAGGTCGAGGAGATTGACTAA